Proteins from one Bos taurus isolate L1 Dominette 01449 registration number 42190680 breed Hereford chromosome 7, ARS-UCD2.0, whole genome shotgun sequence genomic window:
- the C7H5orf46 gene encoding uncharacterized protein C5orf46 homolog precursor, whose amino-acid sequence MAVSGLRLTIVWGLLVLILTCQADDKPEGKPDEQPHDSGKNSEPAFPKFLNILGSDIIENAVEFILRSMTRSTEFLEHGDKQGEHSSK is encoded by the exons ATGGCTGTCTCAGGGCTTCGGCTGACAATTGTCTGGGGACTGCTTGTCTTAATCCTGACTTGCCAGGCTG atgacAAACCAGAGGGCAAGCCAGATGAGCAGCCACACGACTCAGGCAAAAATTCAGAGCCAGCGTTCCCAAAATTCCTAAACATTTTGGGCTCAGACATTATTGAGAATGCAGTGGAGTTCATCCTCCGCTCCATGACGAGGAGCAC agaaTTTTTGGAACATGGTGATAAACAAGGAGAACATTCATCAAAGTGA
- the C7H5orf46 gene encoding uncharacterized protein C5orf46 homolog isoform X1, whose protein sequence is MHRNNFSASIPTATNMAVSGLRLTIVWGLLVLILTCQADDKPEGKPDEQPHDSGKNSEPAFPKFLNILGSDIIENAVEFILRSMTRSTEFLEHGDKQGEHSSK, encoded by the exons ATGCATCGGAACAATTTCTCTGCATCAATACCCACTGCTACAAACATGGCTGTCTCAGGGCTTCGGCTGACAATTGTCTGGGGACTGCTTGTCTTAATCCTGACTTGCCAGGCTG atgacAAACCAGAGGGCAAGCCAGATGAGCAGCCACACGACTCAGGCAAAAATTCAGAGCCAGCGTTCCCAAAATTCCTAAACATTTTGGGCTCAGACATTATTGAGAATGCAGTGGAGTTCATCCTCCGCTCCATGACGAGGAGCAC agaaTTTTTGGAACATGGTGATAAACAAGGAGAACATTCATCAAAGTGA